A region of the Dreissena polymorpha isolate Duluth1 chromosome 6, UMN_Dpol_1.0, whole genome shotgun sequence genome:
TAAAGTTTTGGCTATGTTTTGGATATTTTTACAAACTAGTCTATACCGTTTTAAAATGTTGGTAAACACTCAAACCACAAATAAGAACAAACATAATATACTAGCCGATGGCAAGCAATGCTCGGTACCATTTAAGTTCTGAGCTTAGTTAAGTGTAACCTTTTCTGGTTCTTCATCATTTAGGAACCAGCCATACAAACAGCAAGCGCAATGGATGAACATTTTGCAGAAGATCCAAATTTTGCAGTGATCTGCTCTTTTTTGGACAACTTTAAGCATTTAATCACCAACAGTTCGGACACTGTGACAATTGACGATATTCAGCAATTCATTGATGCCACCGAGTGTAAAATCAAATTGTCGTATTCTGTTACTGTTTAGCGAGTATTTTCCGGACAGTAGTACCTTCCGGACGTTTTTAAATAACACGTTTAAACTTTAGTAAACAAACATCTTTTAGAATTATTCAATTCGCTTTGAAATAACCGatggataaaaaaataaattcaataggCATTAAAACGAAATGAATAacatttttggtaaaaatatattgttcatGTTGGGTCTTAAATGCATGTTCGTCATGGAATAAACACTGTGTGCGCATGCATCATGAAAACCCAATTAAGGACACAGACAGCATTAGTTATATTTCAAGCTTTCTGCATTAAAGCTAACCAAATATAAAACAAGCCTTTTATAATGCTGTTGCATTGGTTTTGGTTaattatgctcgattggtcattgtcggctcgggtacttctaacatgaccccgggtactcttaagtatacttaaatgtaccttgggtacggtaaatatacttaatcgtacccggtcgatattagactgtacccgagttgtattcccgcctaaaatccgatgtcgtaaaacgccctaccgattatcttaaacaaacttctctttaaaaaaaaactgcgtcaacatgctttgtgagtatgagtttcgataatatagaggccattttatagaaaattgacatgcatgtgcatataattaattttaaaaaaatagccgacaacgaccgatttagcgttaaatttcccgggtacgttttagtatatttaccgtacccggcgtacatgttagtatacttaagagtacccggggtacatgtaagaagtacccgagccgacaatgaccaatcaagcgttaaTTATTACATAAAACCTATGATTATAGAGAAGTCTTTAAGAATTCATGTCATCCAATTATTTCAACATTTAACttacacttttttttaattgtttgatgtattgttattatttttaaacttttgactgatgcttaatttatttaaatgtaataattgtgAATGTAAATTGTGTAAAAACTATGGCTTTGTCAACTGCAACTACACACGCTTACATGAATACTACCACCTTTTGCCAATCAGTGGACAGAGTCTAAACTTTGCTGGTGCACTTGTAACCACTCATCAACTTGTGTATTGGAGAGTTAAACCACATGACCCTCGTACTTTAAATTGTGCACTCATGCATACCATTTTTGACAAATTACGTTTTTGGTgcctttacatttatttaacttaagtAATAAACCATCTACTTCATGGATGATAAAAAACAAAGATATCACACAAGTATTGCAAAGTATAATTTGAGTTTCATCTTGAAACCACTTTCACTGTATTTATATTGCAGCTGGCAGAAATTgcaatattatattgtttgtttattatcaTATTGATTTGTCAGAGCTTTTCAGTTTTGCTTCAGTCAATGAAGTAAAGAAATAATACACGTGTTTAAACTTTCTTTTCAGTTGAACAAACAAGCCCAGTGGTGAAGTTGCACTTGAAGCTGCTGAGAGGGATTGGATTCTCACCACATGGTAAACCATCATGCACACAGTTCTCCAAAGATATGATAAAGGTATCAGCAACACCCACATGCACTTTACATTTTGTTGGACACTTGTTAAGGACCAAATATAAGTTTGCCAAATAGAACTAAATTTTGTTAGACTCTTGTTAAGGACCAAATACAAGTTGGCCAAATAGAACTAAATTGTGTAAGACACTTGTTAAGGACCAAATACAAGTTGGCCAAATAGAACTTTTACTTAAGAACtgataaaatgattaaatatccTTATGATGGTGTTATATACATCTAAATGTTGTTCCATGAAAAGATTTGAAGTTTAAAGGAACATATAATAAATGGATAATCATATACAGTCTAACGTGACTTAGCGGTCACCTGAGAACAATGGTCACCTGTCTACAGCAGTCAATCTGGAGCCCCCCCCTCCCTTACCCCTGTCAAAAATTCCTTCTATAGTACAATATTACACTAGGGCATAATGGTCACCTCTGTCTATATCAATCACAGGCTAGTATAGTTAATTTCCAAAGTAAACACTCAAATCAATCAAAAGTTATTGTATGTGCTTTTGACAAAATCAATAGATCTTTATAGCTGATAAGGTGTCAACAATAATAATAAGCTTGCGAGTGTTATAAGTACACAATTAAAGGATTAGTAATTTCAATTGTGGCATTTTGCAACAAACTTTAGGCATTTAATAAAGTGGATTTTTATGcctctggtagggtggcatatagcagttgaactgtccgtccgcgtgtaagtctgtcagtccgtccgaaaactttaacattggccataacttttgcaataatgaagatagcaacttgatatttggcatgcatatgcatttcatgaagctgcacattttgagtggtgaaagttcaaggtcaatgtcatccttcaaggtcaaagatcaaaaaacaaatccaagggaagtaacaagctttaaagggagatacataAGTAAAAACTTTTATTATGATTAATAAATTCGTAACTTTAATAATAGGTCtgcatttaaatcaatttatgaggttattaatttatattatttaatagaaataatttgtgtatttAAGCAAGTAAATAATCGGCAGTGAGCCTTTGTTTACATTCCACTGTGTGCAAACAACTGGGTGGGGTAGCGACCTAGTAATACTTCCAACTGATTAACTATATAAATCATGGTCACCTGAGAACAATAGTCACTTGTATACAATGGTCTCTTTGCTTATTGCCTTGAATGACAGCTGTTTCTCAGCTTGGACTTTATGTGAGGGTTGCTAAATGAAAACATGGCTAAATGCATATACCTTAAGTGTGGTAACAGTTTTGCCTGTGCAGTCATAACAGGCTTATCAAGGGTGAAActgttaatgtgtttttttatagcaTGTTTTTCCTTAAGgcttagcaaacatccagtttaggtggtaaatgtccctgataagtctgtgccgAGCTAATCTTTGATGACAATTTACTCAAATCCAGATCGCACTAATGTCCAGATTGCAgcttatattgatatgttttctTTGCATACTGCACTTGACTAGTACTTTTAGTATATACAAATCTGTGAAAGGGGGCTACCACATGACACAATCAGGTCTCCCTTTCTTACTTTGTAGTTGCCCTACATTTAACGTTTGTAATGGTCACCTCATTTAAGATATGTTTTTTCTCCATATCCAGTTTATTTTTTAGGTAAGTTAATACTGTCAATGTAAATATTAACCCAACAGGCACACAGCATGGCTGCAGTTACTGTTACAAACAGTCATATGAATGCATACAGTACCATTATCTGGCATAGACATAGTCTAGTCGTACAGCTACCACTGAAGCACCTGTTCCAAAGTTAAGGCGCTGAAATGAGGTCAGCGAGTGATTCTAAAATCTCATTCCCTTTTACGTAAATTTTAGTAGCCAAATTAAGTGAGCCAATGGAATTTTACACCCCTATATGAATCATGAAAGTTGTTGAGGTTTTCAAGTTTATTGACATCATACTAGTATTAATTTTCTTAACTGTTAAACTTTGTACTGGATATCTTGTGCAATTTAACTTGCAAATGAATGTAATTTGTAAAAATTGAGATTATTACTTTCCCCATCGGGAAATCTTATTTGGACCTTGTTAAGgaaaaacgtggcttaatgcatgtgcataaagtgttgttataGATCAGCatctgcagtctgcacatgctaatcagtgacgacactttcagacttaataaattttttcatttaaaggaagtctcttctaaaggaaAATCAAATTTAGGATGAAATTGTCATTTCTGCACAGCCTTattggacaggctaatctgggaggaaacttcatgcacatgtatttagccatGCTTAGCTAAAAATAGACTCATTTGCACATGCTTTTTCACAGTTTATTGAGGATTTTCCGGAGCGAGACGACAAACTGCTGGTTGACCTGGAGTATAATTACACACTACTCCCTGCTGAAGTGAAAATACGTATCCTGAAGGTATAACTGGATGCAGTTAATTAATTTTCTTCCTAGTGATATTTAGAATGATAAATTGATCACTGTATATCCAATGATGTCATTAATGTTTCCTTGCTCATATAAATATGTCGAATTTTATCTATATGTAAATATGAGTAAGTACAAATGCTCACTTATCATTTATGATTATGCATCCTAATGGGCGGAAAGAACTCATAAACTTACAAATACACATGTGCACCAAGGCACGGacatgtgtataaattatacagTGCTCCCGCTAGACCTTAACGGGCCTAGGTCCCACACTGCCCTTTCGGACACCGCCATGCCCCTTTGTGATCTCATCACATTATCATATAGAAAATTACGTATATAGCACACATGCTGTACTTCATCtggatttaaagggactgtccaacagtcaaaagcgtcgttcgacgcgaatcgatatttttcgaactacgaggattgcttttatagctaaaaaatacctccgcatttgacgtgagcatggatggtcgagtggtagagtcaggagacattttactccaaaactccatgactctaggggtcagtggttcgagccctgtggaggttaacattttttcttcttttttaaagttgtattcttattttgtactggagatttttagttcaaatgtttaaatttatcaatataaagcatttaaagcagtaaatgacaagctttaatacatgccaaaatctgttggacagttCCTTTAATTACTGCTGGCTCAAGTGCCCTGCTCATTTGAAATCCTAGCTGGAGATTTGATATAAACCTAATCTCAAAAAAGCGGATTCACAAGATCAGTTCAGGGGTTGTGCTTCTTGCAAACcgttctttattatttttttcagaatctTTTGGAAGACCAGTTTCAGTTCAATGATTCCTTCAACGAGAAGGTCAACAATGATCTTGAAAAGCGAGGTGACATCCGCCATATGCCTGCTGGCAGAGATAGGCTTGGGCGGACATACTGGTTCATGCTGGTAGGTGGCCAGTACAAACAACACAATAACTGACATTTACATTTGCTTATCAgttatctaagggttagaaatgaagatattaaaacatgaatcatttaaaaaaatctgtaatATGATTTGGTTTTCTAATTGACTACAAACAGGGTAAAATAAGTATATGAGAAGTTAAGGGTTAAATCTCTATTAATTAGATGAATAACACATTAAGAGGTTTGTGGTCCCTTTACTATAATAGACATAACACTAACATGATCCAATCAAGTAATTCATATCCCATTTCAATCTTGACTTTTCCAGGAATTGTCTGGATCCCTGCTTCTCTACAGACAGTTGCTGAATGAAATCACGGGGGAGGAAACCTGGGCGCTTATTTGTCGGTTTGAGCATTTAAACATTTAAGCATAATAGCCACACTCATGCAAAACACACTTAATCAAAAGATTGtataattattgtaattttaaaaacttCAGTGTTCtatctaaaaaataaacagatacatatatatatataaatggctGTTATTGCTGGATAAGTTTATTCATTCACTGTTGTACATTCTTTAAATGCAGTACATATGTAAACAACCAATCAATTTTGAACATGagtagaaatagatataaaactttatattaaaagttgatgttttcccagaacaaagctcATTTGATCCCTTTTCTTGTAGTGACATGAAGGGCTTGGAATCGCTGATAGATTCCCTTCAGAGTGATGAAGTGGCCCTGGAGAATGCAGATCCCACGCAGCCTAGCAACACAGCTCCTGTGGTGTCATCTGTGGTCAATATGGCGACCAAAACTGACAGCAGACAAAAAAGTATGTGTGTAGTCTGTGGACTTATTACTATCTACTATTATTGAAATCTATGATGTTTTAGCTTAAAGATATCGTCAACCACGACGATATAGAAAAGAAAATTGTTGAATgccatattttttacaattataagtttatattgattaaaatatcacgactggtaaatTACATGACTTgataaaagttgttaagttttcatatcttcagtatatttggtaataaattttccTGGGTACCGGTACCaagtaactaccagttaacgccagtagattgatcatcttcatcacatggtaaacccaggaatgcaaattgtgcatgcgtagtgaatgtatatatttatgccccccttcgaaaaaaagggggtatattgttttgcacgtcggtccgtcagtcggtctgtccaccagatggtttccggatgataactcaaaaacgcttaggcctaggatcatgaaacttcataggtacattgatcatgactggcagatgacccctaatgattttcaggtcactagatcaaaggtcaaggtcacagttattcgaaacagtaaaatggttttcggatgataactcaagaatgcttgcgcctaggatcatgaaacttcataggtatattgatcatgactggcagatgacccctattgattttcaggtcactaggtcaaaggtcaaggtcacagtgacttgaaatagtaaaatggtttccggatgataacccaagaatgcttatgcctaggatcatcaaacttcataggtacattgatcatgactcgcagatgacccctattaattttcaggtcactagttcaaggtcacagtgacttgaaacagtaaaatggtttcctgatgataactcaagaatacttaggcctaggatcatgaaacttcataggtacattgatcatgactcgctgattatccctattgactttcaggtcactaggtcaaaggtcaaggtcacagtgacaaaaaacgtattcacacaatggctgccactacaactgacagcccatatggggggcatgcatgttttacacacagcccttgtttatatataaaatgatcaatctacttgcattaattatagtgtgtatatcgttatgtcacctattttcgtgatgtacttttgatttcacattgcagaatttttattaccgaatatactgaaaatatgaacttttttcaagtaatgtaatataccagtcgtgtcGTGTCATGTTGTGTCCTCCACTGTCCGCTgtaggtgtcgtgctaaaacctttatattggctctaaaatgaaagtgattccacctgcaactttcaaacttcatatgtagatgcactttgataaGTTCTACAAGCCAagcccatttttgggtcactaggacCAGGTCAAAGatcatggtcactgtgacctctaaaaacaaaagacaaaaaaaaatctgacaagctttcatttatatTCAAAGCTACACCCACAGCCGAGCACTGGCACCTGTTATTCGGTGCTCTTGTCTTAAGGACAACAAACAGGTCAATCTGAACAGCTTAGTGTACTCAGGATTAAATACATCTGGTTGTCACATACATGCTCTCGTTTCTTTACAGTGGCTGGCTTAGGGTTTCAGCCAATGTGCTCTCCACTCTTCTTCAAAGCCCCGCCTCTTCGTGATAAACATGAAGTTCTAGAGGACGAACGACTTCATGGCCTGAAACACTGCAGTGTGCATCTGAAAAAATTGAACTCAGATAATGAGCATCACCTTAAAAAACTGAGCTGTTTTGATGATTATGGTTCAAATAGATCAAAAGGAAAACTAATTTGTACAGATGCAAAGGAAATAAAGCCTGatacatgcatttttgatgtTACAAAGTCATCTGGAATGAAATGTGATGATACTGCTGAGCATAAATGTCCTGGTTTGAAGGATGTGAAGCCGATATCAGAGAATTTAAGCACAAAGAATGATAACAATTATTGTGGTAAACATGTATCAAATTTGGATGTGAAAGTGTGTGCCCTAAGCACTATTGCCAACGATGATGTTAAAGTGAAGGTTGAAACAAATAAGAATGTAAATGCATGCATACCTAGTAAACATTCAGTGACAGATGAAAGTGTTAAAGGTTCAGTTGTCACAATGCTTGAAGACATCAAGAAAGTTAAAGATGAAATAAATTTTGCTACAGACGAGTCAGGTAAAGAGGTTACTACCAAAACTTCCATAGACAATAGTAGTACAGTTAGTGAAGCAAATATGGCCAAAACTGATATTCATACTGACAAAAACACAAGATGCTCTGCAGGAAAAACAGACAAGATAGATAAAAGCGTTAATGAGCAGTTAAAATTAAAAGCTTGCACAGACAAGATAGATATAAGTGATAATAGGAAGTTAAATGCTGACACAGAAGGATTCACTTGTGATTCAAATCATGCTACCACGACGCACAATTCAAATTCAACCAATCAGCAAGAGATCTCTCCCGCCGTTTTAAATTCCATTGAAAAATGTAGCATTCAGGCAAAACAAGCCTTAAGAGGAAACCTACAAATGACAGCCATGCCAAATACTCTTGGCTTATCATCAGGTACTGTTTCTTGCTCACAGTTTTCTGAAATAACTATACCACAGCATGTTGTTAAGAAAACAAAAGATGTTCAAAATACTGCTTCTAGACTTGTTTTCTTACCATCTTTGTCAGGTAAGAAGTTTATTTACAAACTTGAAACTTCTGCAACCAGTTCAACAACAGTGACTTTATCATCACCTTCAAGTTTGACACCTGTGATTTCATCTTCAAGTTCAACACCAACAGTTTCATCATCCTCTTCAACATCAACACCAGTGATTTCATCATCGTTTTCAAGTTTGACACCTGTTAACAAGTTTCAAGTTAACATTTCCTCTGCTGTACCTGGAAATACAGCTGACATGACTGTGCTCAATGTTGGAGAGAAACCTAAAATGGGTTATATGAACAAAGCATTGCCGAACTGTGCACAGAAATGCAGACAATCTCCTGTTAAAGCTGTTACTTTCATCCAAGAAAGCATGAGAGATAAACTGAAGGAGAAAATTAGTTCTCCAAAGAATGAAATGACTCTGCATGCATGGAAAAATGATGGCAAATTACTTACTCTTTCTTCCATCAAAGGGAACATTACCGACAAACTGAAGGAGAAAATTATTTCTCCAAGGAAAGGATTAATTTTGTATGCAGGGAGTGATGGCAAATACTATGTTCAGAGCACGGGTGAAGTCTTTTACCATCCGTCTCATACACAGTCTATTCATCACAAAGTTGGCTTGAGCTTTTTCGTACATGAAAGGGCAATAGCAATCAAAAAGAAATCGACAAAAGAATCCAAACCAGTTCAGAATGTGGCACATACACCAAAGTGTAAATTTCCAACGCGTACAAGGAAGAAAGGTGGAATGAAAATACATTATGACGACACTGAATCCTCAGACAGCTCTTTTTACAGTGATATATCTGCTAACTTGTCTTCAGAGGAAGAGGATGACTTAGACAACGAGGAGGCGGAGTCAGCAATGGTAAGCATAAAAAAGTCCTTCTCAGATTTAATTACTGAAATTAATTGTATCATTAAGTTAAAAGGCAtttctgtaatttatgtttaagCTCTATATACCTTGACAATTAAAATCATGTCATGAACCCCCTAAGGACCCAATGACAGTTGTTTTGTTGATAAATTATAGGTGTCAGTTATAGTTTTTCAGAAAAAGCGCTGAAAtgtgcgaaaataggtcttatagcATATGCAGCCTGCGTAGCTTTAAATTAGCCTGCCCAATTGCTTCCCTGTCTTCTCTTAAGTAAAGCAAGGTTTTGTAGCCTTGTTGGGTGACAGGGGcggtatctcctgaccagactgcgaatgtgcaggctggtctaaaGCTATGTTGACCGCATTTTGCATTAGACCCGTTTTCCCATGACACAGCTCAATAGGTAAAGACTTTCAGCAAAAGTAAGTGTAGACAATGATCAGATAAGCCTAGTTGTTGAATTTGTAGTTAATAAGGGTTGGTCCTTAAAATGTTTTGAAGTCCTGACATTTATGTGTGGAATGTTAAAAAGTTCTGTTCCTTCCTGAATAAGAcctaaaaaatgtattattatgttttgtaaacatattAAGACCAAAACATAATAATTTCTACAATGCCAATTTTGCCAAACACAttgatatatagaggatatattaTTGGTGGAAATGCATTCAGCATGGACAATACGAACTAAGTCTAAAGCCATTTTTGGCAGCATATACAGTGACAACTAGCACGCATATTTTAGTAAACTTGTATCATTACCATAATATCAATAAGATATTCTGACTAATTAAGTGTAAAAATAACGTAACAAAGGcaagaacaaatat
Encoded here:
- the LOC127835746 gene encoding remodeling and spacing factor 1-like, whose translation is MDEHFAEDPNFAVICSFLDNFKHLITNSSDTVTIDDIQQFIDATEFEQTSPVVKLHLKLLRGIGFSPHGKPSCTQFSKDMIKFIEDFPERDDKLLVDLEYNYTLLPAEVKIRILKNLLEDQFQFNDSFNEKVNNDLEKRGDIRHMPAGRDRLGRTYWFMLELSGSLLLYRQLLNEITGEETWALICRFEHLNI
- the LOC127835747 gene encoding uncharacterized protein LOC127835747 — encoded protein: MKGLESLIDSLQSDEVALENADPTQPSNTAPVVSSVVNMATKTDSRQKMAGLGFQPMCSPLFFKAPPLRDKHEVLEDERLHGLKHCSVHLKKLNSDNEHHLKKLSCFDDYGSNRSKGKLICTDAKEIKPDTCIFDVTKSSGMKCDDTAEHKCPGLKDVKPISENLSTKNDNNYCGKHVSNLDVKVCALSTIANDDVKVKVETNKNFNNSDFIITFKFDTCDFIFKFNTNSFIILFNINTSDFIIVFKFDTC